Part of the Citrus sinensis cultivar Valencia sweet orange chromosome 2, DVS_A1.0, whole genome shotgun sequence genome, CAATATTTGATGTAACAATTAGAATAACTTAAAAGGTGCTTGATACCTGAGTTTCAGTTGCACTCAACCCAGAAAGAGTCCTATCATCTTCTCTAAGTCTATTAACCTCACTGACAATATTTTCCGGCATCATTGAAGAATCATCCCAAGAATCCATAGGAAAGCCTGTTGAATAATTGCCGTTATGGCCTTCTTTGAACCCGGCATTGCTGGTTTTATTATCAACCTCCACAATAGGACTCATCGGCTTTGCACCAGTAGGTGGCTTCCCTGAAGAAGCATATGATGTTGATTCTCTTTTGATTGTGTTATTTCCACCACCATAATCTCCCATGCCTTTCATCATCACATAGCCTATCCCCCACgagagaaaaataagtaaataaattaaaaatcccAAATCATCAAACAAGAAACTAGTTGATCTATTtcaatagtttatttattttatttaattttttatgtccTAGTtgcttattaaaaatttcattggaaattcaaaaaactacaaaattaaatctacAAATTACATTAATTGGTTTGTAGAGATGATGAGGAAAAAGAGTGAAACATTTATTATCTAAAAACATAGCCTTAAAAAGAAACTTtccaaaattttctatttctttataTAAATTGTTTCCAAGAAACCAAACAAACTCAACGGAGTgtgttgtgaaaaaaaaaaaacaaaaaaacacataCCATTTTCAATAGTGATGTTACTGAAAAGTCCAGCAGGTGAGCTGCTATGGCGAATAAGATTTGAATTATTACCACCAGGACCTGCACCAGCACCACTCATCTTCATCGGCTGAGTTGAAAATCGATCCATGCCAACATTTTGACTCTGAAAATTCTGTTGCTGCAACTGAGGCTGAGGAGGCTGAGTTTGGTAATAGctctgctgctgctgctgttgttgttgctgttgctgttgctgttgctgCAATTGCATAAGCtgttgctgttgctgttgttgaTCAGATTGAATTATCTTTTGTTCAGGGATGATGCTGTTGCTCGTGTTTTCAGTGTTGTCAGTGTTGCCAGCAGAATTTGACAAGAATCTTGCAAAGATTCGCTCTGTCTCGGGACTCGAAGGCCTCATGAGGAAATCTTCAAAGGCATCTTTGTCAAGAAAGCTTGAGAAATACGAACTCGGAGCTGATTGGTAACGTGTCAAGCCTGAGTTTAGCTGCTTCTGATGGTGCTGAATTTGATGATCGTGAAGAAAATGATGGCGATGTTGTTGAAGATCTGACTCCATTTTCACCTTGCTTcttcttgttattaataataataatgctcaaaaaagttgattttttttttaaacccttTCCGTTTTTCTTTGGTTGTTTCAATATCAGATCAAACTTGaagcttcttcttcattgGGATCTAATTTCTGAAAAATTGGAACAACTTTTGGTCAGAAAACAAGCTTTAAAAAACAGAGGAAACAGAAAAACAGAGGAAACGGAGAGCATAAAAGTCAAATTTTCGATCAGAGGAAGGGGATGGACATCAAATCTGAAAGCAACCCAGTTTCATATTCTTGAATCTGAATCActcaaagaaaaatgataaccAAAAACAAGCAATGAACAGTGACCACTAAAAAAGGGGTGGATATGTTATATCACAAAACAgaggaaacaaaaataataaaaaaaaaaaacacaaaaacaccCTCACAACAACAACGATAAACTCACTTAGTAAATCACTCTCTCTCTGCTACTGCTGAATTGATTGAGCAAAAAGCTGAAAGTGTTTTTGTTGTTGGCAGTGAGAAAGTGAAATCTTCAGGGagcgaaaaaaaaagaaagaaatggaaaatgaagtcaaaatatagtttttttaatataattttatttttatgatgatgatgattgatgAGTTTCAGGAGGTGGGAAATAACAAGGaccagaaatataaatatagtgggggttttttttttttattttggtttatttatctaattttcttttggacaTAAATACCCTTcgtgttttctttatttatgaCATATAAGTGGCATAATGAAAGAGCCTAAATGGCTAGCAATGTGTACACGTCACTGTACATACGTACAGGAGTGAAATTACGTctgaaatggaagaaaaaggaCAATTTCTAGTTCTTTCTTTAGAACTGGGCTAAAGCTAACGATTTGATTATTGGAGCCCTCCATGCGTGCAAATGACGATGTTGTCCTtgttaaaaactaataattgtTCTGAGAAAGATTtgtttgatcttttttttcctccaagAAAATCACGTTTTCTTGATCGAACATTAGAGCCATAGGAAATCATGGTCccaattttaaaagtttatattttattatcaaagtTTTGacgtaataaaataaaaataacatgaaaataaaataatttacctcaaatatatattcatcTGATTTTGGTGCTCAAGTGTTcgtattttaaaaagtagtTCAGATGgagttaaaatatatataaaaataaataaagaatacaatatattgtttatttgtctttcaataacattttaaaatttatgtttttattttttaattctatccACATGAGTGCGACACCTGCACTGATTCACGGCTCATCGTCTCATATTATTGAAAGAAAGATTTTtggcttgaattttttttttttacttttatttaatagtataagttatatttatttccctTCACTTTCTTTCAAACCAAGGAAAATTAGTCTCCCACAGCATAATAATAGCAGAAACTTACACGTACCACCGCCTTTGAATTTTAGAACCATTTAGCCATAATTGAAGGTTTAAATCGTCTTTTTCACAAGCAACAAAATTGGTTGGAGAAATGCACCAGTGCGGCCTTTCAACGTGCAAAgcgataaatattttaataaaatcctcCATCAGTTCGGGAAAAATAGgacaaaaatcaataattttctaatgCGGCTAccaattcattaattattttcacatttaaataatataagtgctaggtttgatgagaattaaattattaactcCTTTTACCACGTAGCCGCACACCATTGGTGCCACGTGTGGatacagaaaacaaaatacaaactttcaattattattaattttttaattttaggttGATAAATGTGTCAAACTTCGGCGCTGCAAGGACATTACTGGCCCtgttaaattattatgtttgTGGGTAATCAAGGATAAATTTGTCTTAAacgtaatttttttataataaatttgtcaGTAATATATACTGCCAAAGTCATATGAATATATAATATGCATAGATAAAAACTCTGTATTTTTTCCACTACCATTGTTTTTGtgcaaatttataatttaatcatgcCATGATTCATGaatttcaataaagaaatattagtTGTAAGATCTAATACTTGGATTGGTTGCGACAGTTTctatgctttattttttattctttttttgtaatattatatgaattaCGTATTCTTAATAAGCATCTTACGCAAAGTCATCAAAGTCTGTGGgtgattaatatttttattatttttgacagCGTAAATATTTGTTTGGTCTTTaccttttgatttaattatttatttaacctgcatatgttaaaaaaaaatgcatcaaAACGTTGTTGCagttaaacatatttttactGCATTTGATTGAATCACTGGTGAACCAAGATGTAATGGACTAATAGGACATGTGTTTTGATAATAAGATATGATTTGATCGATTGATAATTAACCATCATATTTTGATTGcctttcaaaagaaaaagaaaaagaaatcatcatTGATGTTTCCTTTAACAAATATTGGAAACgtggcatttgtttttttttttttaaatttgaatagacCTAAATTAGTCTGAATTATAGATAGAGTTGAATATCTGAATTTGAatgacatgtttgtttttttatttgaatagttaaaaataaatattaagtcgTTTGCttttttcacttaaaaaatctgaaaactaatatattttacatttatgcccttataaattataatgttaaacaaataataaacatctcaaagaatataaataagttaataaattatcataatataaatcatattcaattgagtataactctttaatattttatatcatatatgttaatcaattttattatattttgtgatgtttttatatgaaaagtattcataaaaaattataaagataaataatgctattttgaacaaaataaaaagataaaaataataatagtctaccACTATGTATTATCACAAATTATATACAAATGggtaataatgctaattattaaaatttatttagctAAGGatatagattaattaattaaatagggatttttttaaaaaaatatatatcttttaatgatagcattcaaactttttagattaagtaaaaagctaaaaaaaaattagctcaATAACTTAATTGCTGAAAATCTTCATTAaactgaaaaaacaaacaaatttgatgacttaactgattaaaattaagtcaattaagtcattaagtcaaaaaaaaaaaaaacagcccTATACtcaattaatgtaaaaatcaTATGAACTTAcccataaataaatgaaatacaagtaaatTATACTATTCTTAAACCCTAATCTTGATGAATCCAAATAGTTTTTATCACCAatgcttcttcttgtttttttttttccttcataaattttataattgtaaagtatctttttttaataacattctctgtctattttattattactatatttTAGTGAATGGCTGgcatatttttaagtttaatttttttttacattggATGCTAAAACACGTGTCAAGTCACcgtaaatttgatgaaagctAACTGATCAAATCACTATTATATCtaccatttcttttttcctctttttcacCCCCTCCAAATCAAACAACTATATCTGCTTTGTAACCTATTAGAATCTGAAAACGTGGATAGAGATTACATTTAGTCGTCGTTTACTTGTTTAAGATATCATTTCAGGTGATCCAACGCCTAAGTGAGAAAGCACTTTTGAGTGGAAGACAAGCACTATTGAATCGATTGATTTGTAacttgttaaaaatattagtagtGGAATATTTAATAGATAATGTTTTCTATTATGTAAAGGGTTTATGCTCATCTTTAACGTGATATTGTGCCAATTTTTATGACaagtataaattttatcacgaccgcaattaaaaaaaaatacaataatgctacatatctcaaattttttatcccaaaaaattatctcaaatgatgtgtcattaattgagtggttgataattctttacaagattcaagtgaattaattatattatctcacCAATCAATTGATAAATGACACATCATTTAGGATAactttttgggataaaaaatttagaacgTGTAgcattacttaaaaaaataatggggCCTTGATTCATGCCACAAAAGATGTTAGTTTCGCTAAGTTTAAATGCATGTGACACCCCACTTTAATATAAAGTCCTAATCAAAGTTAGGTTACCTTGTCAGAACAagaatatcaatttttttttttacatactaacattaattattaactatttATTGAGATATTACTTGAACTAAAACTACTTTTATaaagtaatttatatttataataagtatCATTTGatcttatatttaaaaattaatttctttatgcaTTGAAGAGACTCGAACTCATTTTGGGAGTGAGGCACTAATTAGCTAATGGATGTCTAGATGTTCGCTTGATCTTTGTTAGATAACAAATTTCAATGATATTCAACATTTTAACGTTTTGTACTTGTCATTAGTTAATGCTACatattaataatgttataGATAGGTTAAATGTCTCAttttatactattattttagtaACCTCAATATTTACACCTTAGAATTTATCGTTTAAAATGGAGTTACCATAATTGTCAGgataattaaagttaattagCGTCACTTTTTAGCTAATGATTGATTATGTTTACGGTGCCTAGTCTTGCCAAATGTCCAAATTAGtgtaaatttagaatatttttttctagctcttttttccttttagtgTACGCGTGGGTACAATGGCCTGAAACAATGAaatctttactttatttactACCAAGATACGAGgattttgtaaataatctgaataagaagattttgttgGCACCAAAAGCAACGACAATATTCCTTGTAGTGCATGCTTTTAGCATTTCTTAATTATACAACAATTGGGCATGTAACTTCTAAGCACTTGGGTTCAAATGCTGtcacatataatataataggattaaatactttttttttcaagtaaaaataaaaatagaaatagaaatGAAAGTTTAGAAAGACCTTTTAagcaattattattttatatagtGTTAAAGAtggttttgttctttttaagATTCACGACTGAATTTTAAAGttagaattcaaattttttaagtctAATTTAcgaaagaataaatttatcgTTCATTTATAGTAACATATATATGGTGCTCAGTTTGATCAAGATTGATAGACCCTAATAgcaataattttctaataaacttgctcatttctttttttttttttgaaaaaaataataattgaaactactcatttaaaattcaaaatacttttacataaaaatacaataattaaaaaggaaaaatatatatatatatatatatatatatatatatatatatatatatatatattgcctCTCGTTGGTGCATTCGCAACAAGGCATTTGAAATTGTGAATTGCTTGCAcgtaattaaaaagaaatgaaatttcttattttcacgaatatttttaattatttatacccaaaagggggggggggaaataaagaatattgGTCTACAAGGACATGTTGGTAATTGCAGgaacattttattaaattcggATAATCAGATATCGGATCCTGTCGGCTTAGGACCCCACGTGAAAAATTGTCAACACCCAACATTTATAACCCGAACCGGATATGACGGGTCAAgcattttataattatgactTAAACCGaacttgattaaattttaaacaaaccTTATTTGaaagtttgacaaaattataatacttgTTTACACTGTGATTTGTGTGACAACGTAGTGATAATCACATCTGCTTATAAAGAAGAGAATTTTTAGCTGTCATTAAACAGAATTAATAAGTTAATGCTTGCACGttattaataacttaatagTCAATAATATCTCTTAGCTCTTGTtgtcaaattgaaattaattaattttgttttaaaaagattatcTAGATGCAATATCGTATATGTATctgaatttttaatctaaaatattCGATCTTTGATTAGAcgatcaattttattgtaaaatttcaagatttttagcttttatgaaattatagttTTGTGTATTGAGTTAGAttttaatcaatattattatgtattaaGCGGTTAGGTTACCAAAATGAATTGCTAGTCtatcaattattttgatatgttgttttattatcaaaaaaactttttgattttttatccACCGATAATGTTGACTTATTTaatcaatgaaaataaatgttattacAAACAGTCCGCGGTATGATTGACTACGATGTTCATGTGATTCATagtgtttattattattgatgcaACACACATCATCCCATATCCGTGACgttcatattattattattattattattattattattattattttactttattctcaattaatatcaaataaatgtaCTTTTCAATGTTAATCaaaatcttttactttttgtgGGTGTCACTATTTTGCACTGTGAGCACAATTTATCACGTTACGACTCTAATTAAGGAAATAGTTTTGACCTAGCTCGAATTTATTACGTGCACATTAAAACTTATCAAAGCATAtcttaaaacaaatattttggatGCGCCATCCCATCATCCTCTCTATTCTTCAACAAAACTAAAACAGTGTTAACGAGTTGTTTCTTAtagtaaactttttttttttataattgatcTTTGTATTTGTGTTTGGTTTAATGAAACTCTacttaccaaaaataaataaaaaatcaaatataaaaggaTACCTAACTACTGCCTACCAGCTACCATACAATGATACAATaaattttccttcttcttcttcctctctctctctctctctctctctctctctctgtctcaTCACTTTTGTTTGGGTGCTATTATCACGTGCAAGTATGCAACAAGCAAAGCAATCATAATAAGACATGTTTTAGGATTCAGCAAAAGGACAATTACACATAGtacaataatttcataaatatatataagtacatgctaaaaattatttattggttTTGGCCTTTGGGTTCAATAATGAGCTGTCACATGAGAGTGGAAGATTGTAGCAAAGcaaacaagtaataaaaaaacagCAAATCCATAATTTGACATCAATGATATGAATAGAAAAAAGCCTTCCAATAAAGCTGGGTGGGGGTAACATGGATAGCAAAACAAGAGTACATTTATATGCAACACCTTTTTAATTAGTTCCTCATATAATTGAAGACAGAGATAAGATTCTTAACCAAAACTGTGAAAGAcaacaaaaccaaaatattttccacTTTTGGAATCAAATCTTAAACTCAAATTTTCACAGCATGGAAGtgtcctttttcttcttggtaGAGACTCAGGCTGCTAATGAGATTGGTTTCTTCTtccccaccaccaccagcacCACCCATCTTGTATTGTTGCCCATGTGAAAGTATTGAAGAATTTCCACTATGCATTTAGCTTTATTTAGGTGCAGTTTGGTTTAACATCATTGATTATTGATTCCAAAAGATAATTTGTTTTGTGAAGAGGTGACAAATAGGATCTATTTAGTTTGCGgttcaaaaacaaattaaggAAATctagataaaacaaaacagaGCTCCTATATCCCAACAATAATTTGGGCTTATGGTCTCTTCATTTGGGCTTAAACTATATTGCATTTGATGAAGTAAAAGAGAGCCAGCCCACCTAAATTTGTTGGCTTGATTGTGAATCCCCTAACATCTTCATTGCAATTCGTTTTCTGAATTTGGGTGCATTTCAAAATAAGAGAGGGTGAATCTTTAGACCATTTTTGGTATGTCCAGcattcttctctctctctctttgaaTTGTCAAAACTGGAATtgcttaattttcaattaattcacttCAACTAAATAAACATGCTATCAATTTGATTATTCAAATTGTGTAAATGCCCtaaattagattaataaaTTGGAAGTGGATTAGAGAATTTCCACGACATTTTAAAACAGTTGTATAATAAACgaatttatccttttttaaaaaataaaattaatcttttctAATGTCTATTAGAAACTAAAACCCCTTCAAATCCATATGAAAAAAGAAGTCTATTACTTTGAGTTGTTGAGAGATTCACACATCTTTATTCTTACCCATGCATGCTTACATATAGAGAtggcaattttttttgttgggatGGGATTCTATAGGATCCTGACCCATTTGGAACGAGTTTAGAACATATTTTTgtctcaaaaaaataaatggatgaGAATGAGACATTTTTTCATCTCATTTGCATTTACGGGACAATATTAGAATTGACAAATCCCATCTCCTCCCGTTCCATTGCCAACCCTAGCTGTTGGTttggtttattattatattattgaattattggATATTTTAACATGACTGAAGTTGATTAATGTccaaatttatagtttttaaaatataagtctTAATATTAACGTGCAATAAAAGCAGagagacaaataaaaaatctaacataaaattatattcgaACATACATATagtcaaaataaaactaatatttaattattttactttatatttattcaagaTTCTtgctatattaaaaaatgatgattcttaaaagaaaaaaaatcaaaatttatttatttgtatttgagATTATTCAGaactaatatttaattattttactttatatttattcaagaTTCTTGCTATATTAAAAATGATgattcttaaaagaaaaaaatcaaaatttatttatttatatttgagatTATTCAGAATAATGGCTTGTGATGAGATATTTAACGGGataaaattaggaaaaatttgtgtctccaaaaaaataaaaggatggaccgaaatatttttttatcccatttgcataaagaaaacagaactaaaattgataaataccGTCTCATCCCGTCCCATTACCAACCCAATTTATATAGCA contains:
- the LOC102625251 gene encoding transcription factor bHLH122 encodes the protein MESDLQQHRHHFLHDHQIQHHQKQLNSGLTRYQSAPSSYFSSFLDKDAFEDFLMRPSSPETERIFARFLSNSAGNTDNTENTSNSIIPEQKIIQSDQQQQQQQLMQLQQQQQQQQQQQQQQQSYYQTQPPQPQLQQQNFQSQNVGMDRFSTQPMKMSGAGAGPGGNNSNLIRHSSSPAGLFSNITIENGYVMMKGMGDYGGGNNTIKRESTSYASSGKPPTGAKPMSPIVEVDNKTSNAGFKEGHNGNYSTGFPMDSWDDSSMMPENIVSEVNRLREDDRTLSGLSATETQSIDLGTRPPPLLAHHLSLPKDIATIEKLLHYQDSVPCKIRAKRGCATHPRSIAERVRRTKISERMRKLQELVPNMDKQTNTADMLDLAVDYVKELQCQVKALSDNRAKCTCAKQEQQ